A genome region from Vulpes lagopus strain Blue_001 chromosome 7, ASM1834538v1, whole genome shotgun sequence includes the following:
- the LOC121496064 gene encoding olfactory receptor 13D1-like, translating into MGNYSAVTEFFLVGLSQYPELQLFLFMLCLIMYVIILLGNSLIIIISILDSRLHTPMYFFLGNLSFLDICYTSSFIPTMLIIFRSEKKSISFIGCALQMVVSLGLGCTECVLLAVMAYDRYVAICNPLRYPIVMNRVLYVHMAAWSWIIGCLNSLVQTVLIMLLPFCGNNVIDHLTCELLALLKLICSDISINVLIMTVASILFLVIPLMLIFISYVFILSTILRLNSTEGRKKAFSTCSAHLAVVVLFYGSALFMYMKPKSKDTKTIDEIIGLSYGVVTPMLNPIIYSLRNKEVKEAMKKVLSRHFHSRKI; encoded by the coding sequence ATGGGGAATTACTCAGCTGTGACTGAATTCTTTTTGGTGGGACTTTCCCAATACCCAGAGCTCCAGCTTTTTCTGTTCATGCTCTGCCTCATCATGTATGTGATAATTCTGCTGGGAAATagcctcatcatcatcatcagcatACTGGATTCTCgcctccacacccccatgtacttcttccttggGAATCTCTCGTTCTTGGACATCTGTTACACATCCTCTTTTATTCCTACGATGCTCATCATATTTAGGTCTGagaaaaaatccatttccttcaTTGGATGTGCTCTGCAGATGGTTGTCTCCCTTGGGTTGGGCTGCACTGAGTGTGTCCTCTTGGCTGTGATGGCCTATGATCGGtatgtggccatctgcaaccCACTGAGGTATCCCATCGTCATGAACAGGGTGCTTTATGTGCACATGGCTGCGTGGTCCTGGATCATAGGCTGTCTGAACTCCCTAGTTCAAACAGTGCTAATAATGTTGTTGCCTTTCTGTGGGAATAATGTCATTGACCATCTTACCTGTGAGTTACTGGCCCTTCTTAAGCTCATATGTTCAGATATTTCCATTAATGTGCTTATTATGACAGTGGCAAGTATTCTTTTCTTAGTGATTCCcctaatgttaatttttatttcatatgttttcattctctCTACCATTCTGAGACTTAACTCTACTGAGGGGAGAAAGAAAGCCTTTTCAACGTGTTCAGCCCACCTCGCTGTAGTAGTTTTATTCTATGGTTCAGCCTTATTTATGTACATGAAGCCCAAGTCAAAAGACACAAAGACAATTGATGAGATCATCGGGCTGTCTTATGGAGTGGTAACCCCAATGTTGAACCCCATCATCTACAGCCTGAGGAATAAGGAAGTGAAAGAGGCTATGAAGAAAGTCTTGAGTAGACACTTTCATTCACGGAAAATATGA